A portion of the Fusobacterium perfoetens ATCC 29250 genome contains these proteins:
- a CDS encoding NCS2 family permease, whose protein sequence is MQFLDKKFFISERGGSFKGEFLGGLTTFLTISYIIFVNPAVLSLTGMDKAALVTVTCVASAIGSFLGGILGNVPISLAPGVGLNAFFTFTLVMGNGIPWQDALGVVFFSGVFYLILAFGSIREKIINSIPQSLATASTVGIGLFLSLIGLKSMGIIVADPTTLVKIAPITLPVGLSLGCLFLMYILDMKNIKGGVLLSIIITSIVGMFLGEVPIPEKLLSSPPSMKPLFFKLNILGVLKLSLLGSIFSFMFIDLFDSLSVLMFSYKEVPFRNEEERKKGLGRMLYADCSSTIIGALLGTSTVTTYGESIAGIKMGAKTGLASIFTGLLFLLALFIAPIVEAIPVFAVAPALVIVGIFMFRNVSQLDLSNMKEAIPSFMTIIFMPMTHSIAIGLSIGFISYIIINVAARDYKKISITLWLIGILSVINLLI, encoded by the coding sequence ATACAATTTTTAGATAAAAAATTTTTTATTTCAGAAAGAGGAGGAAGTTTTAAAGGAGAATTTTTAGGAGGTTTAACTACTTTTCTAACAATATCATATATTATCTTCGTAAATCCTGCTGTCCTTTCTCTTACTGGTATGGATAAAGCTGCTTTAGTAACTGTTACATGTGTAGCTAGTGCTATTGGCTCTTTTCTTGGTGGAATCTTAGGAAATGTTCCTATTTCTCTTGCACCAGGTGTTGGACTTAATGCTTTTTTTACTTTCACTCTCGTAATGGGAAATGGTATTCCTTGGCAAGATGCTTTAGGAGTAGTATTTTTTTCTGGAGTTTTCTATTTAATTCTTGCCTTTGGTAGTATTAGAGAAAAGATTATAAATTCTATTCCTCAATCTTTAGCTACTGCTTCTACTGTTGGAATTGGTCTATTTTTATCTTTGATTGGACTTAAAAGTATGGGAATAATTGTAGCTGACCCAACAACTCTTGTAAAAATAGCTCCTATCACTTTACCTGTTGGTCTTTCTTTAGGATGTTTATTTCTAATGTATATTTTAGATATGAAAAATATAAAAGGTGGCGTTTTATTAAGTATTATTATTACATCTATTGTTGGAATGTTTCTAGGAGAAGTTCCTATTCCTGAAAAATTGTTATCTTCTCCTCCAAGTATGAAACCTTTATTTTTTAAATTAAATATATTAGGTGTTCTAAAATTAAGTCTTTTAGGCTCTATTTTTTCTTTTATGTTTATAGATCTTTTTGATTCTTTAAGTGTTTTAATGTTTTCATATAAGGAAGTTCCCTTTAGAAATGAAGAAGAAAGAAAAAAAGGATTAGGAAGAATGCTTTATGCAGATTGTTCTTCTACAATAATTGGTGCTCTTTTAGGAACTAGTACTGTTACAACTTATGGAGAATCTATTGCAGGTATTAAAATGGGAGCAAAAACAGGTCTTGCTTCTATCTTTACAGGCCTTCTATTCTTATTAGCTCTATTTATCGCTCCAATTGTAGAAGCTATTCCTGTATTTGCTGTAGCTCCAGCTCTTGTTATTGTAGGAATATTTATGTTTAGAAATGTTTCACAATTAGATTTAAGCAATATGAAAGAAGCTATTCCTTCTTTTATGACTATAATATTTATGCCAATGACTCATAGTATTGCTATTGGACTTAGTATAGGATTTATTTCTTACATTATTATAAATGTAGCAGCTAGAGATTATAAAAAAATCTCAATTACATTATGGTTAATTGGCATTTTATCTGTCATAAATTTACTAATATAA
- a CDS encoding SpoIID/LytB domain-containing protein gives MKKYILSFFTLIIMIFYVGCGNKKSSTYYRPTYNQNVGRDGRISYFSKYGYPTPDVTYTDNFPYLRDSSHLTNGRFIGKSEKDFIIFFRNSKMQGYGDNSSYWRWTYEIDSSDYAKSINKVLPTINKSFVFTLEKNRWVRKPIKSNPVGRLKDIIVLERGKSGVITYLLIKGSNGEYLLRGEYTIRKVLGLAKYNVGKKVELKLAKGGDKKYTSTKYNPPLLPSGFFAIEKKGGDFVVYGGGFGHGSGMSQYGAYDLSKNYGKNFKEILNFYYKDIEIKNMYSLPGVGREIRIGLTTSNMSSLNHEVVTIKTDAKSDLVNSWMRITLKKGDEVKIVPKSSKMYVYVNGKKRAETKEKVELRSSNNRFTITSIRRAHKNPTYRGTLEIKLSQTASGRLNLINEVFIEDYLLQVVPSEMPRSFGIEALKAQAVAARTYALSDYLKGRYRAQGFHVTDNTMSQVYNNTHENPETREAVKKTYGLVMLYKGKPIDAKYYSTSCGFGASAVTVW, from the coding sequence ATGAAAAAATATATTTTAAGCTTTTTTACTTTAATTATTATGATATTTTATGTAGGGTGTGGAAATAAAAAATCATCTACTTATTACAGACCAACTTATAATCAAAATGTTGGAAGAGATGGAAGAATTTCGTATTTTTCAAAGTATGGATATCCAACACCAGATGTTACTTATACAGATAATTTTCCATATTTAAGAGATAGTAGCCATTTAACAAATGGAAGATTTATTGGGAAGTCAGAAAAAGATTTTATAATATTTTTTAGAAATTCTAAAATGCAAGGATATGGAGATAATTCAAGTTATTGGAGATGGACTTATGAAATTGATTCTTCTGACTATGCAAAAAGTATTAATAAAGTTTTACCTACAATAAATAAATCATTTGTATTTACTTTAGAAAAAAATAGATGGGTTAGAAAACCTATAAAATCTAATCCAGTAGGAAGATTAAAAGATATTATTGTTTTAGAAAGAGGAAAATCAGGAGTTATTACTTATCTTTTAATAAAAGGAAGTAATGGAGAGTATCTTTTAAGAGGAGAATATACAATAAGAAAAGTTTTAGGTTTAGCAAAGTATAATGTAGGAAAAAAAGTAGAACTAAAACTTGCAAAAGGTGGAGATAAAAAATATACTTCGACAAAATATAATCCACCACTATTACCATCAGGATTTTTTGCTATAGAGAAAAAAGGTGGAGATTTTGTAGTTTATGGTGGAGGATTTGGACATGGTTCTGGTATGAGCCAATATGGAGCTTACGACTTAAGTAAAAATTATGGAAAGAATTTTAAAGAAATTTTGAATTTTTATTATAAAGATATAGAAATAAAAAATATGTATTCTTTACCTGGAGTTGGAAGAGAGATAAGAATAGGACTTACTACAAGTAATATGTCTAGTCTGAATCATGAAGTGGTTACAATAAAAACTGATGCTAAATCAGACCTTGTAAATAGTTGGATGAGAATTACTTTAAAAAAAGGTGATGAAGTAAAAATAGTTCCTAAATCATCAAAAATGTATGTCTATGTAAATGGGAAAAAGAGAGCTGAAACAAAAGAAAAAGTAGAACTTAGAAGTTCTAACAATAGATTTACTATAACTTCTATAAGAAGAGCCCATAAAAATCCAACATATAGAGGAACTTTAGAAATAAAATTATCACAAACTGCTTCTGGTAGACTTAATCTTATTAATGAAGTCTTTATAGAAGATTATTTATTACAAGTTGTACCTAGTGAAATGCCAAGAAGTTTTGGTATTGAAGCTCTAAAAGCTCAAGCTGTGGCAGCTAGAACTTACGCCCTTAGTGACTATTTAAAAGGTAGATATAGAGCTCAAGGTTTTCATGTAACAGATAATACAATGTCTCAAGTTTATAATAATACACATGAAAATCCAGAAACAAGAGAAGCAGTTAAAAAAACATATGGATTAGTTATGTTATATAAAGGTAAGCCAATAGATGCAAAATATTATTCTACAAGTTGTGGCTTTGGGGCTTCAGCTGTAACAGTATGGTAA
- a CDS encoding DUF2207 domain-containing protein, producing the protein MLKLVSSIFFILFTISFGSNNYVINNYKVNINITEKNVYKIEEEIQANFLRPSRGLYRIIPTKYNGRTIKVTDIKVNEKSLIRESDDTTFIRLGDPNKYITGIKDYKIYFNHNLGWDKTNEYDEVYYNLIGNDWDTTIKKVEFSVTLPKPFDINKISFTSGSRGNTTSNGVYWQVKGNTIYGYTTSSLSPYDSLTLAIPLENGYFDIGSSKIFYYLNNIIYSVGKFLLFGIYPIILFIAFYIYKKNKKELKVIETVEFYPPDNLTPTEVGYYIDGSVDAKDLTSMIFYWGDKGYLSIIEKETGGLFNRKQIFLEKLKDIETDKTFERYLFDSLFAFANGNIVNISELRNEFYIYMEKTSDIFQIDLIKNKKTLYSKENKTNTRKITFLIPVTMLSTFILISTFSDGNFPNVILFFIATIITCALLEKLSRKLRVRSEYGNKILGRCRGFKKFLEVTEKDKLEMLLEENPNYFYDILPYAIVLGVSDIWANKFKDLVTAPPTWYNTNSTSDVFVFSHFMGRFNNSLNSLNNSMLSSPKSSTNFGGGRSSSSGGSSGGGAGGGGGGSW; encoded by the coding sequence ATGTTAAAATTAGTTTCTAGTATATTTTTTATTTTATTTACAATATCCTTTGGTAGTAATAATTATGTTATAAATAATTATAAAGTCAATATAAATATAACTGAAAAAAATGTATATAAAATTGAAGAGGAAATACAAGCTAATTTTTTAAGACCTAGTAGAGGATTATATAGAATAATTCCTACTAAATACAACGGAAGGACTATTAAAGTTACAGACATAAAAGTTAATGAGAAATCTCTTATAAGAGAAAGTGATGATACTACTTTCATTAGACTTGGTGACCCTAATAAATATATAACAGGTATAAAAGATTATAAAATTTATTTTAATCACAATCTTGGTTGGGATAAAACAAATGAATATGATGAAGTTTATTATAATCTAATTGGAAATGATTGGGATACAACTATAAAAAAAGTTGAATTTTCTGTAACATTACCAAAACCATTTGATATAAACAAAATTTCTTTTACTTCTGGGTCTAGAGGTAATACAACATCTAATGGAGTATATTGGCAAGTAAAAGGTAATACAATATATGGATATACAACTTCATCATTATCTCCTTATGATAGTCTTACATTGGCTATCCCTCTAGAAAATGGCTATTTTGATATTGGTAGTAGTAAAATATTTTACTATTTAAATAATATAATTTATTCTGTCGGAAAATTCCTTTTATTTGGAATTTATCCTATAATATTATTTATTGCTTTCTATATTTATAAGAAAAATAAAAAAGAATTAAAAGTTATTGAAACAGTTGAATTTTATCCACCAGATAATCTTACTCCTACTGAAGTAGGTTATTATATAGATGGTTCAGTTGATGCAAAAGATTTGACTAGTATGATTTTCTATTGGGGTGATAAAGGTTATCTCTCAATAATCGAAAAGGAGACTGGTGGATTATTTAATAGAAAACAAATCTTTTTAGAAAAATTAAAAGATATAGAAACTGATAAAACTTTTGAAAGATATTTATTTGATAGTTTATTTGCCTTTGCAAATGGAAATATAGTAAATATTTCAGAGTTAAGAAATGAATTCTATATTTATATGGAAAAAACAAGTGATATTTTTCAAATAGATTTAATAAAAAATAAGAAAACACTATATTCTAAAGAAAATAAAACAAATACTAGAAAAATAACTTTTTTAATTCCTGTAACTATGCTTTCTACTTTTATTCTTATTAGTACTTTTAGTGATGGAAATTTTCCTAATGTTATCTTATTCTTTATAGCTACTATTATAACTTGTGCATTACTTGAAAAACTTTCTAGAAAACTTAGAGTACGCTCAGAATATGGAAATAAAATTCTAGGTAGATGCCGTGGATTTAAGAAATTTTTAGAAGTTACTGAAAAAGATAAATTAGAAATGCTTTTAGAAGAAAATCCAAATTATTTTTATGATATTTTACCTTATGCTATTGTATTGGGAGTAAGTGATATATGGGCTAATAAATTTAAAGATTTAGTTACTGCTCCTCCTACTTGGTATAATACAAATTCAACAAGTGATGTATTTGTATTTTCTCATTTTATGGGAAGATTTAATAATTCTTTAAATTCATTAAATAATTCTATGCTTTCATCACCTAAATCTTCGACTAATTTTGGTGGTGGTCGTTCTTCTTCTAGTGGTGGTTCTTCTGGAGGAGGAGCAGGAGGTGGAGGTGGAGGAAGTTGGTAA
- a CDS encoding NAD-dependent protein deacylase — translation MENIKKFADIIKNSNYIVAFTGAGASTDSGLADFRGKNGLYNDRNFMGYEPEEILSHDFFFAHRDIFNRYLKEKLSIDGIKPNFGHKALAELEKLGKLKTVITQNIDNLHQEAGSKNVLELHGTLKKWYCLNCGKKSNEDFKCSCGGTVRPQVTLYGEMLDEVVTENAIKEIKKADTLIIIGTSLTVYPAAYYINYFKGNNLIIINETPTSQDGMANVVIREKFAAIMEKVMKILK, via the coding sequence ATGGAAAATATAAAAAAATTTGCTGATATTATAAAAAATAGTAATTATATTGTTGCTTTTACAGGGGCTGGAGCCTCTACAGATTCTGGACTTGCTGATTTCAGAGGAAAAAATGGGCTTTATAATGACAGAAATTTTATGGGATATGAGCCTGAGGAAATTCTTAGCCATGATTTCTTTTTTGCTCACAGAGATATTTTTAATAGATACCTAAAGGAAAAACTTTCTATAGATGGAATAAAACCAAATTTTGGCCATAAAGCATTAGCTGAACTTGAAAAATTAGGAAAATTAAAAACTGTTATTACTCAAAATATTGATAATTTACACCAAGAAGCAGGAAGTAAAAATGTTTTAGAACTTCATGGAACTTTAAAAAAATGGTATTGTCTAAACTGTGGTAAAAAATCTAATGAGGATTTTAAATGTTCTTGTGGTGGCACTGTGAGACCTCAAGTAACTCTTTATGGTGAAATGCTTGATGAGGTTGTAACTGAAAATGCTATAAAAGAAATAAAAAAAGCTGATACTTTAATAATAATTGGAACAAGTTTAACTGTTTATCCAGCAGCATATTATATAAATTATTTTAAAGGAAACAATCTTATAATAATCAATGAAACTCCTACTTCACAAGATGGAATGGCAAATGTAGTTATAAGAGAAAAATTTGCAGCAATTATGGAAAAAGTTATGAAAATTTTAAAATAA
- a CDS encoding transglycosylase domain-containing protein: MKKAFKITLITCVALFFTGILSVTLVINHYKKQMPDIENLIESYTPSIPTKVYDINGVVIDELYRESRIPAKFDEIPENLKDAFVAIEDRRFYNHYGIDPIGLMRAIVVNIKSRSKSQGASTFTQQLARNAFLNHEKKLSRKIKEAILTIEIEKRYTKNEIFVKYLNEIYFGEGDYGVKSAAKSLFKKDIRYINVSEAAMLAGIPNRPGYYNPRKNLDASLERMRLVLSQMKRYGFISESEYQKAINHKFILEEDVEGKIDPVTTTIVYEREKVNKSLAPSFTDLVLDYLQENFDEELIYNGGLQVFTTLNYNMQKVAQQVFNEYQPIVDNPELEGAMVTINSSNGYVTSIIGGRNFIPGNFNRAISSRRQIGSSFKPFVYLSAIMKGYKENTIIEDSRALYDNGWAPKNVTTTYKNNQTLLEAFNRSANSVAIKLLEDITPKFLNENVKKLDIGMEPTTNLSAALGALTATPLNLSKAFAIFSNGGYIVEPMYVLEVRDKDGNTLIKNTPSVKKVFDTKDIALTTNLLVSSVKYGTSKPATVVTKKGKNIEQGGKTGTTNDSLSVWYAGITPEYVTTVYLGYDDNKEIPRGTGGGLAAPIWKRYYEEIINAGYYSPSKFEFIDSLVASGDLYYQNLDPDNGLLSTKWNARKFLMENHTIEIEQSNKYRKNIAEILYN; the protein is encoded by the coding sequence ATGAAAAAAGCTTTTAAAATAACTTTAATAACATGTGTAGCATTATTTTTTACTGGAATTTTAAGTGTGACTTTAGTTATAAATCATTATAAAAAACAAATGCCAGATATAGAAAACTTGATAGAATCTTATACACCATCAATACCTACAAAAGTTTATGATATAAATGGAGTAGTTATAGATGAATTATACAGAGAATCAAGAATACCAGCAAAATTTGATGAAATACCAGAAAATTTAAAAGATGCTTTTGTAGCTATTGAAGATAGAAGATTTTATAATCATTATGGAATTGACCCTATTGGATTAATGAGAGCCATTGTTGTAAATATAAAATCAAGAAGTAAAAGTCAAGGAGCTAGTACTTTTACTCAACAATTAGCAAGAAATGCTTTTTTAAATCATGAAAAAAAATTATCAAGAAAAATAAAAGAAGCAATTTTAACAATTGAGATAGAAAAAAGATACACTAAAAATGAAATTTTCGTAAAATATTTAAATGAAATTTATTTTGGTGAAGGAGATTATGGAGTAAAAAGTGCTGCAAAATCTCTATTTAAAAAGGATATTAGATATATAAATGTTTCAGAGGCTGCAATGCTTGCTGGAATTCCTAATAGACCTGGATATTATAATCCTAGAAAAAATTTAGATGCTTCATTAGAGAGAATGAGATTAGTCCTTTCACAAATGAAGCGTTATGGATTTATTAGTGAATCTGAATATCAAAAAGCTATAAATCATAAATTTATATTAGAAGAAGATGTAGAGGGAAAAATAGACCCAGTAACAACTACTATTGTTTACGAAAGAGAAAAAGTAAATAAATCTTTAGCTCCAAGTTTCACAGATTTAGTTTTAGATTATTTACAAGAAAATTTTGATGAAGAACTTATTTATAATGGTGGTTTACAAGTTTTTACAACTCTTAATTACAATATGCAAAAAGTAGCTCAACAAGTATTTAATGAATATCAACCAATAGTTGATAATCCAGAGTTAGAGGGAGCTATGGTAACTATTAATAGTTCAAATGGTTATGTAACAAGTATAATTGGTGGAAGAAACTTTATTCCTGGAAACTTTAATAGAGCTATATCTTCTCGTAGGCAAATTGGTTCATCTTTTAAACCTTTTGTATATCTTTCTGCAATAATGAAAGGTTATAAAGAAAATACCATAATAGAAGATTCTAGAGCTCTTTATGATAATGGTTGGGCACCTAAAAATGTTACAACCACATATAAAAATAATCAAACTTTACTTGAAGCATTTAATAGGTCAGCTAATAGTGTTGCTATAAAATTATTAGAAGATATTACACCAAAATTTTTAAATGAAAATGTTAAGAAATTAGATATTGGAATGGAACCAACTACAAATTTAAGTGCTGCTTTAGGAGCTTTAACAGCTACACCGCTAAATTTATCAAAAGCATTTGCTATTTTTTCTAATGGAGGTTACATTGTAGAACCAATGTATGTTTTAGAAGTAAGAGATAAAGATGGAAATACTTTAATTAAAAATACTCCAAGCGTGAAAAAAGTTTTTGATACTAAAGATATTGCTCTTACAACTAATTTATTAGTAAGTTCTGTAAAATATGGAACAAGTAAACCTGCTACTGTAGTTACTAAAAAAGGAAAAAATATAGAACAGGGAGGAAAAACTGGAACAACTAACGATTCATTAAGTGTTTGGTATGCAGGAATAACTCCAGAATATGTAACAACAGTTTATTTAGGATATGATGATAATAAAGAAATTCCTAGAGGAACAGGTGGAGGATTAGCTGCTCCTATTTGGAAAAGATATTATGAAGAAATAATAAATGCTGGATATTATTCTCCTAGTAAGTTTGAATTTATTGATAGTTTAGTAGCAAGTGGTGATTTATATTATCAGAACTTAGACCCAGATAACGGACTTTTATCAACTAAATGGAATGCAAGAAAATTCTTAATGGAAAATCATACAATAGAAATAGAACAATCAAATAAATATAGAAAAAATATAGCAGAAATTTTATATAATTAA
- the kdsB gene encoding 3-deoxy-manno-octulosonate cytidylyltransferase, with the protein MKFLGVIPARYGSSRLEGKPLKDICGHTMIEWVYKRVKNSDLDDVVVATDDKRIYDEVVKFGGKAVMTREDHPNGTSRIAEVCEKITDADVIINIQGDEPLIEKDMINSLIDAFKKEPQLEMGTLKFKLDNQEDIENPNSVKVITDKNDYAIYFSRSVIPYPRNKNKDIYYKHVGIYGYKREFVMEYSQWEQTSLEISESLEQLRVLENGHKIKVLETQYKIIGVDTVEELERVRQYIKANNITL; encoded by the coding sequence GTGAAATTTTTAGGAGTAATACCAGCTCGTTATGGTTCAAGTAGACTAGAAGGAAAACCTTTAAAAGATATATGTGGTCATACAATGATAGAATGGGTTTATAAAAGAGTAAAAAATTCTGATTTAGATGATGTGGTAGTAGCTACTGATGATAAAAGAATATATGATGAAGTAGTTAAATTTGGTGGAAAGGCTGTTATGACAAGAGAAGACCATCCTAATGGAACAAGTAGAATAGCAGAAGTTTGTGAAAAAATAACAGATGCTGATGTAATTATAAATATTCAAGGGGATGAACCACTAATTGAAAAAGATATGATTAATTCTTTAATAGATGCTTTCAAAAAAGAACCTCAATTAGAAATGGGAACTTTAAAATTTAAACTTGATAATCAAGAAGATATAGAAAATCCTAATAGTGTAAAAGTTATTACAGATAAAAATGATTATGCTATATATTTTTCAAGGTCAGTAATTCCATATCCAAGAAATAAAAATAAAGATATTTATTATAAACATGTAGGAATTTATGGATATAAAAGAGAGTTTGTAATGGAATATTCTCAATGGGAGCAAACATCACTTGAAATTTCTGAATCATTAGAACAATTAAGAGTTTTAGAAAATGGTCACAAAATAAAAGTTTTAGAAACTCAATATAAAATTATAGGTGTTGACACTGTGGAAGAATTAGAGAGAGTTAGACAGTATATTAAAGCAAATAATATTACCTTATAA
- the rlmN gene encoding 23S rRNA (adenine(2503)-C(2))-methyltransferase RlmN, which produces MENSKIALLNLNEAELTDYILSLGMKKFYGKQIYNWLHSKLVRNIHDMTNISLKDREALDNNSYIPLLNIIKHQISKIDGTEKFLFKLEDGNTIETVLLKHKDRNTVCVSTQVGCPIKCKFCATGASGYERNLTVHEILNQIYTIERRLRNREQNVNNIVFMGMGEPFLNIDNLIKVIKIISDEKGLNISRRKITVSTSGIITGIERLMEEKLQVELAISLHAVFNEKRDELMPINKKYPLEDLFTVLQEYQKRTNRRITFEYILIKDFNVSQGDAEMLADFVHEFDHALNLIPYNPVVENDFERPSEKKIEKFYNYLKNDRKVNVIIRGEKGTDIDGACGQLRQRTTK; this is translated from the coding sequence ATGGAAAATTCAAAAATAGCATTATTAAATCTTAATGAGGCTGAATTAACAGATTATATTTTATCACTTGGAATGAAAAAGTTTTATGGTAAACAAATATATAATTGGTTGCATTCAAAGTTAGTTAGAAATATTCATGATATGACAAATATTTCTTTAAAAGATAGAGAAGCTCTAGACAATAATTCATATATACCATTATTAAATATAATAAAACATCAAATTTCAAAAATAGATGGAACAGAGAAATTTTTATTTAAATTAGAAGATGGGAATACAATAGAAACAGTATTATTAAAACATAAAGATAGAAATACAGTTTGTGTATCTACACAAGTTGGATGTCCTATAAAATGTAAATTTTGTGCAACAGGAGCTTCAGGATATGAGAGAAATCTTACAGTTCATGAAATTCTAAATCAAATTTATACAATAGAAAGAAGACTTAGAAATAGAGAACAAAATGTAAATAATATAGTTTTTATGGGAATGGGAGAACCATTTTTAAATATTGATAATTTAATAAAAGTTATTAAAATAATTTCTGATGAGAAAGGACTTAACATTTCAAGAAGGAAAATAACAGTTTCAACATCTGGAATTATCACAGGAATAGAAAGATTAATGGAAGAAAAGTTACAAGTTGAATTAGCAATCTCTCTTCATGCTGTATTTAATGAAAAAAGAGATGAACTAATGCCAATTAATAAAAAATATCCATTAGAAGATTTATTTACAGTATTACAAGAATATCAAAAAAGAACAAATAGAAGAATTACTTTTGAATATATTTTAATAAAAGACTTCAATGTATCACAAGGAGATGCTGAAATGTTGGCAGACTTTGTACACGAATTTGACCATGCATTAAATTTAATACCATATAACCCTGTGGTAGAAAATGATTTTGAAAGACCTAGTGAGAAAAAAATTGAGAAATTTTATAATTATTTAAAAAATGATAGAAAAGTAAATGTTATAATAAGAGGAGAAAAAGGTACAGATATAGACGGAGCTTGTGGACAATTAAGACAAAGAACAACTAAATAA
- a CDS encoding nucleoside deaminase yields the protein MKTLNHVKYIKRCIEIANESMASGNHPFGALIVDKEGNIIVESGNIEVTEKEATGHAETTAVRKAVKLYSREFLWDCTLYSTAEPCCMCTGAIYWGNIGRIVYGISEKKLLELTGSDEDNPTFDMPCREILAKGQKNIEVIGPIADDELAKEIAKAHIGYWNK from the coding sequence ATGAAAACTTTAAATCATGTTAAATACATCAAAAGATGTATTGAAATAGCCAACGAATCTATGGCTAGCGGAAACCATCCTTTTGGAGCTTTAATTGTTGATAAGGAGGGAAATATAATAGTAGAATCTGGAAATATTGAAGTTACTGAAAAAGAAGCTACAGGACATGCTGAAACTACTGCTGTTAGAAAAGCTGTAAAATTATATTCTAGAGAATTTTTATGGGATTGTACTTTATATTCTACTGCTGAACCTTGTTGTATGTGTACTGGAGCAATTTATTGGGGAAATATTGGAAGAATAGTTTATGGAATAAGTGAAAAAAAATTATTAGAATTAACAGGTAGTGATGAAGATAATCCTACTTTTGATATGCCTTGTAGAGAAATTTTAGCAAAAGGACAAAAAAATATTGAAGTTATAGGACCAATAGCTGATGATGAATTAGCAAAAGAAATAGCAAAAGCTCACATTGGATATTGGAATAAATAA
- a CDS encoding LemA family protein: protein MIFLGIIVLLIVIIAFILIGIYNKLVKEKNFVEEAFSTIDAYLKKRYDLIPNLVATVKGYKDYEGETLEKVIAARNKYMSCTNMNDKIENENMIAGTLGKLFALQESYPDLKANTNFLSLQGEITKIEEDILQARKYYNGSVRNYNTYCETFPNLFIANMFGFKKYPFFNIEESKEKENVKISF, encoded by the coding sequence ATGATTTTTTTAGGTATTATTGTTTTACTAATTGTTATTATTGCTTTTATTCTAATTGGAATTTATAACAAATTAGTAAAAGAGAAAAATTTTGTAGAAGAAGCTTTTTCTACAATAGATGCTTATTTGAAAAAAAGATATGACCTTATTCCTAATTTAGTAGCTACTGTAAAAGGATATAAGGATTATGAGGGAGAAACTTTAGAAAAAGTTATAGCTGCAAGAAATAAATATATGAGCTGTACAAATATGAATGACAAAATAGAAAATGAAAATATGATAGCTGGGACTTTAGGAAAATTATTCGCATTGCAAGAATCTTATCCTGATTTAAAAGCTAATACAAACTTTTTATCTCTTCAAGGAGAAATTACAAAAATTGAAGAGGACATTTTACAAGCTAGAAAATATTATAATGGCAGTGTAAGAAATTATAATACTTATTGTGAAACTTTTCCTAATCTTTTCATTGCTAATATGTTTGGATTTAAAAAATATCCATTCTTTAATATAGAAGAAAGCAAGGAGAAAGAAAATGTTAAAATTAGTTTCTAG